The Sporosarcina ureae genome includes a region encoding these proteins:
- the opp3b gene encoding oligopeptide ABC transporter permease yields MVKYIGKRIVYMFITLFLIATASFFLMQTLPGSPIASYNKLNDTQKAIVEKKYGIDKPKPVQYAIYMKNLAKGDLGTSFVFKGKSVNDLLATRLKPSLILGAQAMVFGTIVGILLGMLAALKHNTFWDYGSTFFAILGISIPSFVFASLLQYWIASEWHLLPVGLWNDGWKSSVLPSLALAMGPLALSARFIRTEMIEVLNSDYIILAKAKGANGFEIAFKHAFRNALIPLITVLGPLAAGLVTGSLVVEQIFAIPGIGEQFVSSIMTNDHATIMGTTLLFSAFLILVIFIVDILYGVIDPRIRVSGGKG; encoded by the coding sequence GTGGTTAAGTATATTGGAAAACGCATAGTATATATGTTCATAACGCTGTTTTTAATTGCAACGGCCTCTTTTTTCCTCATGCAAACTTTGCCAGGTTCACCGATCGCTTCTTACAACAAATTGAATGATACACAGAAAGCGATTGTTGAAAAGAAGTATGGAATCGATAAGCCTAAGCCTGTGCAATACGCAATATATATGAAAAATTTGGCAAAAGGTGATTTGGGAACCTCATTCGTATTTAAGGGGAAAAGTGTCAACGATTTATTGGCTACGAGATTAAAACCTTCTTTAATCTTGGGAGCGCAAGCGATGGTCTTCGGGACTATTGTTGGAATCTTATTAGGTATGCTTGCTGCTTTGAAGCATAATACATTTTGGGATTATGGAAGCACTTTCTTTGCAATACTCGGTATTTCCATTCCGTCCTTTGTATTTGCATCGTTGCTGCAATATTGGATTGCTTCAGAATGGCATTTATTACCGGTCGGTTTGTGGAACGACGGTTGGAAATCTAGTGTCCTGCCATCGCTTGCACTCGCTATGGGGCCACTTGCCCTATCCGCGCGCTTCATACGGACTGAGATGATAGAAGTATTGAATTCAGATTACATTATTTTGGCTAAAGCAAAAGGTGCCAATGGTTTTGAAATTGCTTTCAAACACGCTTTTCGAAATGCATTAATACCTTTGATCACAGTTCTCGGACCACTCGCAGCTGGTTTAGTAACAGGGTCACTCGTTGTAGAACAAATCTTTGCAATTCCAGGAATAGGTGAGCAATTCGTTTCGTCCATCATGACGAATGACCATGCAACAATCATGGGTACGACATTATTGTTCTCCGCTTTCCTCATTTTGGTTATTTTTATAGTGGATATTTTATATGGAGTTATCGATCCGCGTATCCGCGTGTCTGGAGGTAAGGGATAA
- a CDS encoding catalase: protein MNNQKPITAVEAIDSIESTFHTENHLRRAHATGIAFDATFQPTGAAVPWTTAAHLQKAEVPTVVRFSHSSTDPNSTKRLNPIKGMAVRFQLPDHTYTNLTMVNVPIFISKTPEAFIRLLQAFDSTSTWSQRIDALMHNTEYKAFGSILKELKPFRNFESLHYYSIHAYFLKNDDLERQAVRFEWQPFIQNNENTTSNSMENELIHKVQQGHPVRFRLRMQLAEQGDETADPTIAWPDDRKLIEAGILTLHSLRTDNAESFVFDPTVTIKGIECSDDPVLHFRSAAYDESAKRRGVKNSM, encoded by the coding sequence ATGAACAATCAGAAACCCATAACTGCTGTCGAAGCAATTGATTCCATTGAATCAACATTCCATACAGAAAACCATTTACGACGTGCGCATGCGACCGGTATCGCATTTGATGCAACTTTCCAACCAACCGGGGCGGCTGTTCCTTGGACTACAGCCGCTCATCTACAAAAAGCTGAAGTTCCCACTGTTGTGCGTTTTTCTCACAGTTCTACAGATCCAAACTCAACTAAACGATTGAATCCAATTAAAGGTATGGCCGTGCGTTTTCAATTACCTGATCATACATACACAAATTTAACAATGGTCAATGTACCAATATTCATCAGCAAAACTCCAGAAGCCTTTATTCGTCTACTACAAGCATTCGACTCAACCAGTACATGGTCACAACGAATAGATGCACTTATGCATAATACAGAGTACAAAGCTTTTGGTTCAATTTTAAAAGAACTGAAACCGTTTCGTAATTTCGAATCTCTTCATTACTACTCTATTCATGCGTATTTTTTAAAGAACGACGATCTAGAGAGACAAGCTGTCCGTTTTGAATGGCAACCTTTTATACAAAACAATGAAAATACTACTAGTAATTCTATGGAAAATGAACTCATTCATAAAGTGCAACAAGGACATCCTGTACGTTTTCGCTTACGTATGCAGCTAGCTGAACAAGGGGATGAAACAGCTGATCCCACCATCGCCTGGCCAGATGATCGAAAATTAATTGAAGCAGGAATCCTTACACTGCACTCACTACGTACAGATAATGCAGAGTCCTTTGTCTTTGATCCAACAGTTACTATAAAAGGTATAGAATGCAGTGATGATCCCGTATTACACTTCCGTTCCGCAGCGTACGATGAATCTGCTAAACGACGTGGCGTCAAAAATAGCATGTAA
- a CDS encoding ABC transporter ATP-binding protein: protein MSDNLIEVRNLKQYFNAGKSTEVRAIDDISFTIKRGETFGLVGESGCGKSTTGRTMIRLYDATAGQVLYDGVDVHAPKSKKDNHVLNRKMQMIFQDPYASLNPRMKVLDIIAEGLDIHGLVKGKSERKQRVIDLLETVGLNREHAERYPHEFSGGQRQRIGIARALAVDPEFIIADEPISALDVSIQAQVVNLLKELQEEKGLTYLFIAHDLSMVKYISDRIGVMYFGKLVEMAPADELYRNPMHAYTKSLLSAIPLPDPIYERSRVRHPYNPKDHQYGPDEKVEFREITPEHFVLCSEKELAKMQATRV, encoded by the coding sequence ATGTCAGACAATTTAATAGAAGTACGCAACCTTAAACAATATTTTAATGCAGGGAAATCTACTGAAGTCCGTGCGATTGATGACATTAGCTTCACTATTAAGCGAGGAGAAACATTCGGTTTAGTAGGCGAGTCAGGTTGTGGTAAATCGACAACAGGACGTACAATGATCCGATTATATGATGCGACAGCAGGTCAAGTTCTCTACGACGGTGTAGATGTACACGCGCCGAAAAGTAAAAAGGACAATCACGTATTGAATAGAAAGATGCAAATGATTTTCCAAGATCCTTATGCTTCTTTAAATCCACGGATGAAAGTCTTGGATATTATTGCAGAAGGATTAGATATACATGGCTTGGTAAAAGGAAAGTCTGAACGTAAGCAACGAGTCATTGATTTGCTTGAGACTGTTGGTTTAAATCGTGAACATGCTGAGCGTTATCCGCATGAGTTCTCAGGTGGTCAGCGTCAGCGTATCGGAATTGCACGTGCATTAGCTGTAGATCCTGAATTCATCATTGCGGATGAACCGATCTCTGCACTGGACGTTTCTATTCAAGCGCAAGTCGTCAACTTGTTGAAAGAACTACAGGAGGAAAAAGGGTTGACCTACTTATTCATCGCCCATGATCTATCGATGGTTAAGTATATCTCCGATCGTATTGGCGTGATGTATTTCGGTAAACTAGTGGAGATGGCTCCAGCAGATGAATTGTACCGAAACCCCATGCACGCTTATACAAAATCTTTGCTATCAGCGATTCCGCTACCGGATCCTATTTATGAACGTTCCCGTGTGCGCCATCCGTATAATCCAAAGGACCATCAATACGGTCCCGACGAAAAAGTGGAATTTCGCGAAATCACACCTGAACACTTTGTATTATGTTCAGAGAAAGAACTTGCTAAGATGCAAGCTACACGAGTATAA
- a CDS encoding peptide ABC transporter substrate-binding protein: MKNNKWLLLMALTLVLSMFLAACGGSKDEEKPADGDDKDQATTEEPEEKQHAKDEEGEPDAEQVLYLAESAAIPSVDSSIVEDQVGFNVLNNINEGLYRLNQENIAEPAMAAEEAEVSEDGLTYTFKLRDAMWADETPVTADDFVYAWQRAIDPATGSPYGPFMMSGVVKNATAISEEKMEVSELGVKAVDEKTFEVTLERPVPYFLSLMSFGTFYPLKEEFVASKADAYATNSDSLLSNGPFVLTEWDGTGDSWTYMKNEHYWDAENVKLNEIHVNVVKDSATAVKLYQDGKLDRAGVSGDLAMQYRDDEEAVIQPETSVFYFKFNQERDGKETPLANENIRKAIAKSFEKEDMADVVLANGSLPANFLVPKNFTFDENEKDFRELSGDHLEYNVEEAQEHWKKGLEELGVESLDLEILGGDTELSKKMDEYFKSQLEGNLEGLSISLKEVPFSVRLDLDGNQDYDIQVSGWGPDFQDPISFLDLFVTDGTNNLMSYSNPEYDKLIEDSKGELALKPEERYEAFAKAEKMLLDEDAAIAPIYQRGLIFLHKPYFKGLVDHPFGADYSYKWAYISGK, from the coding sequence TTGAAGAATAATAAGTGGCTTTTATTAATGGCGCTAACATTAGTGCTGAGTATGTTCCTAGCTGCATGTGGCGGTTCGAAAGACGAAGAAAAGCCGGCAGACGGGGACGACAAAGATCAGGCAACAACTGAAGAGCCAGAAGAAAAACAGCATGCTAAAGACGAAGAAGGGGAGCCGGACGCTGAGCAAGTACTATACTTAGCCGAATCTGCAGCTATCCCGTCTGTTGATTCTTCAATCGTGGAAGATCAAGTTGGTTTCAATGTATTAAACAATATCAACGAAGGTTTATATCGTTTAAATCAAGAAAACATTGCAGAACCTGCGATGGCTGCTGAAGAAGCAGAAGTTAGCGAAGATGGGTTGACGTATACGTTCAAACTTCGCGACGCAATGTGGGCTGATGAAACACCTGTTACAGCGGATGACTTCGTTTATGCTTGGCAGCGTGCAATTGATCCAGCGACAGGTTCACCTTACGGACCATTCATGATGTCTGGCGTAGTGAAAAACGCGACAGCAATCTCTGAAGAAAAAATGGAAGTATCTGAGCTTGGCGTTAAAGCCGTAGATGAAAAGACGTTTGAAGTAACACTTGAACGTCCAGTACCTTATTTCTTGTCACTTATGTCATTCGGAACATTCTATCCTCTTAAAGAAGAGTTCGTAGCTTCTAAAGCAGATGCATACGCTACAAACTCCGATAGCCTACTATCAAATGGACCATTTGTTTTAACTGAATGGGATGGAACAGGCGATAGCTGGACTTATATGAAAAACGAACATTACTGGGATGCAGAAAACGTAAAACTAAATGAAATTCATGTAAACGTTGTTAAAGATTCTGCGACTGCTGTAAAGCTTTACCAAGATGGCAAGTTAGATCGCGCAGGAGTTTCTGGCGACTTGGCTATGCAATATCGTGACGATGAGGAAGCTGTTATCCAGCCGGAAACATCTGTTTTCTACTTCAAGTTTAACCAAGAACGTGATGGAAAAGAAACACCGCTTGCGAATGAGAACATCCGTAAAGCTATTGCTAAATCATTCGAGAAGGAAGATATGGCGGACGTAGTATTAGCTAACGGTTCATTACCTGCAAACTTCCTAGTACCAAAAAACTTTACGTTTGATGAAAATGAAAAGGATTTCCGTGAGTTGAGCGGCGACCACTTGGAGTACAACGTGGAAGAAGCACAAGAGCACTGGAAAAAAGGTCTTGAAGAATTAGGCGTTGAATCTCTTGATCTTGAAATTCTTGGTGGAGATACTGAGCTTTCTAAGAAAATGGACGAGTACTTTAAGTCTCAATTAGAAGGTAACCTAGAAGGACTTTCAATTTCATTGAAAGAAGTACCATTCTCTGTACGTTTGGATTTAGATGGAAACCAAGACTATGATATTCAAGTATCAGGTTGGGGACCAGACTTCCAAGACCCGATTTCATTCTTGGATCTATTTGTAACAGATGGTACGAACAACTTAATGTCTTATTCTAACCCTGAATACGATAAATTGATTGAAGATTCAAAAGGAGAATTAGCTCTTAAACCAGAAGAGCGCTATGAAGCATTCGCAAAAGCTGAAAAAATGTTGCTCGATGAAGATGCTGCAATTGCACCAATTTATCAGCGTGGTTTAATCTTTTTACACAAACCTTACTTTAAAGGTTTAGTAGATCATCCATTTGGCGCGGACTATAGCTACAAGTGGGCGTACATTTCAGGTAAATAA
- the opp3C gene encoding oligopeptide ABC transporter permease translates to MRNEFEQEELTQEDFERITIDAEQAERIEKPSLSFWQDAWLGLRKNKAAIVSMIVLLLVILMALIGPHLNGHAGDAQNLRHANLPPKIPGIEATGFFDGDGKLAGKTVNLYEMKKVDEYYWFGTDGLGRDLFTRLWEGTRVSLFIAFVAAAIDMVIGVAYGGISGYFGGRTDDIMQRVVEILIGIPTLIVVILMIMIMDPGITAIIVAITITGWIGMSRIVRAQTLKYKSQEFVLASRTLGAKDGKIITKHLLPNMLGIIIINTMFTIPNAIFFEAFLSFIGIGLQPPAASLGTLINDGYKVMENQPYVLLFPAIVISVLMIAFNLIGDGLRDALDPKMKD, encoded by the coding sequence ATGCGCAATGAATTTGAACAGGAAGAGCTGACGCAAGAGGATTTTGAACGGATCACGATCGACGCGGAACAGGCAGAACGAATAGAGAAGCCGAGTTTAAGTTTCTGGCAAGACGCATGGTTAGGACTCCGTAAAAATAAAGCAGCTATTGTTAGTATGATTGTTCTTTTATTAGTTATACTTATGGCGCTCATCGGTCCTCATTTAAATGGACACGCAGGGGATGCACAAAACTTACGTCACGCAAACTTACCGCCTAAAATACCTGGTATCGAAGCAACAGGATTTTTTGATGGAGATGGTAAACTGGCAGGAAAGACTGTTAATCTCTACGAAATGAAAAAAGTAGATGAATATTATTGGTTCGGTACGGATGGTTTGGGTCGTGACTTATTTACACGGTTATGGGAAGGTACACGTGTATCTTTATTTATTGCATTTGTAGCAGCAGCTATTGATATGGTTATAGGTGTTGCGTATGGAGGAATTTCGGGATACTTTGGTGGACGAACAGATGATATTATGCAACGGGTTGTCGAGATTTTGATTGGTATTCCTACATTGATTGTTGTTATATTAATGATCATGATCATGGATCCGGGAATAACCGCCATAATCGTCGCGATCACTATAACTGGTTGGATAGGGATGTCACGTATTGTACGTGCGCAGACATTGAAATATAAATCGCAAGAATTCGTATTAGCTTCACGCACACTAGGCGCCAAAGATGGAAAAATTATTACGAAACACTTACTACCGAATATGCTAGGGATTATTATCATCAACACGATGTTCACAATTCCCAATGCGATTTTCTTTGAAGCGTTCTTAAGCTTTATCGGGATCGGACTTCAGCCCCCAGCTGCTTCGTTAGGAACATTGATTAACGACGGATACAAAGTGATGGAGAATCAGCCATACGTATTATTGTTCCCCGCCATTGTCATCAGTGTTCTCATGATTGCATTTAACTTGATTGGTGACGGACTGCGCGATGCACTAGATCCTAAAATGAAAGATTAA
- a CDS encoding DinB family protein has protein sequence MEINDQARKELLAQVEHLSDEVINRKPADDRWSIKQILEHLYLMEGSVAKTIQAKLANDNQSITTVKPIQLTVDRSKKVDAPNFVTPTSEFSTLHDLKCKLSATHLTLHDIAENALEDQLAVRSYTHPVFGDMSLTQWIPFVGYHELRHIEQIKEVKEQLGI, from the coding sequence ATGGAAATCAATGACCAAGCACGTAAAGAGCTTTTAGCACAAGTAGAGCACCTGTCAGATGAAGTGATTAATCGTAAACCGGCTGATGACAGATGGTCCATTAAACAAATCTTAGAACATCTATATTTAATGGAAGGTAGTGTCGCTAAAACCATTCAAGCCAAGCTTGCTAACGACAACCAGAGCATCACAACGGTTAAGCCGATTCAACTAACTGTTGATCGTTCTAAAAAGGTAGATGCTCCTAATTTCGTGACACCGACTTCAGAATTTTCTACTCTCCACGACTTGAAATGTAAACTCTCCGCTACTCATTTGACTTTACATGATATAGCCGAAAACGCATTAGAAGATCAATTAGCAGTGAGATCTTATACACATCCTGTTTTTGGCGATATGAGCCTTACGCAGTGGATTCCATTTGTCGGCTACCATGAACTGCGCCATATCGAACAAATTAAAGAAGTAAAAGAACAACTCGGTATCTGA
- a CDS encoding ABC transporter ATP-binding protein, whose amino-acid sequence MTKILEVKDLELSFHTFAGEVKAIRGVNFDLHKGETLAIVGESGSGKSVTTKSIMRLLPESSAEYKHGEILFEGRDLTKIPEKDMQKIRGKDISMIFQDPMTSLNPTMTIGRQIMEPILKHQKLNKSQARQQTIELLNLVGIPNAENRYKMYPHQFSGGQRQRIVIAIALACNPKILIADEPTTALDVTIQAQILELMKDIQKKTETSIIFITHDLGVVANVADRVAVMYGGRIVEIGTVDEIFYNPQHPYTWGLLSSMPSMDLEEQKLYAIPGTPPDLLNPPKGDAFALRSEYAMKIDMERQPPFFQVSNTHYAATWLLHPQAPQVEPPALIIERMKTFKGSRYYVDQTGGTV is encoded by the coding sequence TTGACAAAAATATTAGAAGTAAAAGACCTCGAGCTTTCCTTCCATACATTTGCAGGTGAAGTGAAAGCGATTCGTGGCGTAAACTTTGATTTGCATAAAGGAGAGACGCTCGCTATCGTAGGAGAGTCGGGATCGGGTAAATCTGTAACGACGAAATCCATCATGCGACTCCTACCTGAATCAAGTGCTGAATATAAGCATGGTGAAATTTTATTTGAAGGAAGAGATCTAACGAAAATTCCTGAAAAAGATATGCAAAAGATTCGTGGGAAAGATATATCGATGATTTTCCAAGACCCAATGACTTCATTAAATCCAACTATGACAATTGGAAGGCAAATCATGGAGCCAATCTTAAAACACCAGAAGTTGAATAAATCACAAGCGCGTCAGCAGACGATTGAACTCTTGAATTTGGTCGGTATACCCAATGCCGAAAATCGTTACAAGATGTATCCTCACCAATTTTCTGGTGGGCAACGTCAGCGTATCGTGATTGCAATTGCGCTAGCATGTAATCCGAAAATCTTAATTGCGGATGAACCAACAACGGCGCTGGATGTCACGATTCAAGCGCAAATCCTTGAGCTGATGAAGGATATTCAAAAGAAGACCGAAACTTCTATTATATTCATCACGCATGACCTGGGTGTAGTAGCAAATGTCGCTGACCGAGTGGCGGTTATGTATGGCGGTCGAATTGTTGAAATCGGTACAGTAGATGAGATCTTCTATAATCCACAGCATCCTTATACATGGGGCTTACTAAGCTCCATGCCATCTATGGATTTAGAAGAGCAAAAGCTGTATGCGATTCCAGGTACACCGCCTGATTTATTAAATCCTCCAAAGGGGGATGCATTCGCACTCCGGAGTGAATATGCAATGAAAATTGATATGGAGCGGCAGCCACCTTTCTTCCAAGTGAGTAATACTCATTACGCAGCGACATGGTTATTGCACCCGCAAGCACCACAGGTGGAACCGCCGGCCCTTATTATTGAACGTATGAAAACCTTTAAAGGTAGTCGGTACTATGTTGATCAGACGGGAGGTACTGTGTGA
- a CDS encoding STAS domain-containing protein: MFKIKKLTEAVQRQLMEAVIDGSRVGALITDASQEDNPIIFANKTFETLTGYTQEEILGRNCRFLQGEETDPTTVSKIRRAVSERVPLTIVLKNYKKDGTLFWNRLSLRPIVIDEVPYFIGTQTDVSVQYRQIEELHTKDHEIEQLMLPIMRIYDNLAAVSLIGQMTEERFNLLITKLSNYVHTNEVDHVMIDITGLYWQQGTSVDRLLEIQQVLTLIGCNLYITGITPDLAYKLAVAKDPQQRLKTFSSIQQAIYYIQR; the protein is encoded by the coding sequence GTGTTTAAAATAAAAAAATTAACGGAGGCAGTTCAAAGACAATTGATGGAAGCGGTCATTGATGGTAGTAGAGTTGGAGCTTTGATAACAGACGCTTCGCAAGAGGATAATCCGATAATTTTCGCCAATAAAACATTCGAGACTCTAACAGGGTATACTCAGGAAGAAATACTTGGGCGGAACTGCAGATTTCTTCAAGGCGAAGAAACAGATCCAACTACAGTATCGAAGATCAGAAGAGCGGTTTCGGAAAGAGTGCCTCTTACGATTGTTTTGAAAAACTATAAAAAAGACGGTACATTATTTTGGAATCGACTCAGTCTTCGTCCGATTGTAATTGATGAGGTACCATATTTTATTGGTACGCAAACTGATGTTTCAGTACAATACAGACAGATAGAGGAACTACATACGAAAGATCATGAAATAGAACAGCTCATGTTACCCATTATGAGAATTTATGATAATTTGGCGGCGGTGTCACTAATTGGTCAAATGACGGAAGAACGTTTTAATCTATTGATTACAAAACTGAGTAACTACGTTCACACGAATGAAGTAGATCATGTAATGATTGACATAACAGGTTTGTATTGGCAACAAGGGACTTCAGTTGACCGTTTGTTGGAAATACAGCAAGTACTGACGCTTATTGGGTGTAATCTTTATATTACAGGTATTACACCAGATCTTGCATATAAATTAGCAGTAGCTAAAGATCCCCAGCAAAGATTAAAAACCTTTTCAAGTATACAGCAAGCCATTTACTATATTCAGCGATAG
- a CDS encoding YusW family protein, whose translation MKRLVITGASVVALALAGCGTDATDDKVEENSNAVNPPVEQPLEPATDTTNQNNADAAPDTATDSTADSATKDMQADMDKLSFKEIELEVSYGNDKEYEAEIEQDENEPIKAKVEDELNEMYLTGQEAFDDVYSKVKSLDVTKDSSQQETIDDILNAFNLQADYQEFEVEIKFNDGSKLKIEDRK comes from the coding sequence ATGAAACGTTTGGTAATAACAGGAGCATCAGTCGTGGCGCTAGCATTGGCGGGATGTGGAACGGATGCGACAGATGATAAAGTAGAAGAGAATTCTAATGCAGTTAATCCTCCAGTAGAGCAACCGTTGGAGCCAGCTACTGATACTACAAATCAAAATAATGCTGATGCTGCTCCCGATACTGCAACAGACTCCACCGCTGACTCAGCAACAAAGGATATGCAAGCAGACATGGACAAGCTCTCATTTAAAGAGATCGAATTGGAGGTTTCTTACGGTAACGACAAAGAATATGAAGCGGAAATTGAACAAGATGAGAACGAACCAATTAAAGCTAAAGTAGAAGATGAACTAAATGAAATGTATTTGACAGGTCAGGAAGCATTTGATGATGTATATTCAAAAGTGAAAAGTCTAGATGTGACAAAAGATAGCTCACAACAAGAAACAATTGATGACATACTAAATGCTTTTAATCTTCAAGCGGACTATCAAGAATTTGAAGTGGAAATTAAATTCAATGATGGAAGTAAGCTGAAGATAGAAGATCGTAAATGA
- a CDS encoding pentapeptide repeat-containing protein produces the protein MKPNQPKIPDRLTPVQLHDLLHEEDPFLQNASIIDSRIDGQTIERAQLTNMLIKNSSFQGAILPDLFATDIRFENCDFSNADLTGISIHRVSFHNCKMLGVNFTNARFTDVVFEECICNLSAFVHTKFDKVWFDQCQVKDADFFECKLKNTYFMKCNLDAISFDETPLKGVEINTSQFESMTVSMKELDGCIVSSLQAIQFASMLGLDIQDK, from the coding sequence ATGAAGCCAAATCAACCTAAAATTCCCGATCGTTTAACGCCGGTACAGTTACACGACTTATTACACGAGGAAGACCCCTTCCTGCAAAACGCAAGTATTATCGATTCACGAATAGATGGGCAAACCATAGAACGTGCGCAATTAACAAATATGCTCATTAAAAATTCCAGCTTCCAAGGAGCCATTCTACCAGACCTATTCGCTACAGACATTCGATTTGAAAACTGTGATTTTTCAAATGCGGACTTGACGGGTATAAGTATTCATCGTGTGAGCTTTCATAATTGCAAAATGCTTGGTGTGAACTTTACAAATGCCCGATTTACGGATGTGGTGTTTGAAGAATGTATTTGCAATCTATCTGCATTTGTACATACAAAATTTGATAAAGTTTGGTTCGATCAATGCCAAGTGAAAGATGCGGATTTCTTCGAGTGCAAACTGAAAAATACATATTTTATGAAGTGCAATTTAGATGCAATAAGCTTTGACGAGACACCCCTAAAAGGAGTGGAAATCAACACTTCACAATTTGAGAGCATGACCGTGTCTATGAAAGAACTGGATGGTTGTATCGTATCTTCGTTACAGGCAATTCAATTCGCTTCCATGTTAGGGTTAGATATCCAAGATAAATAA
- a CDS encoding DUF3899 domain-containing protein, with product MKRNSIVFLISQLIIVISVYSIYGKLSLLGYINASFFVSSFLLFIGGVVFVVRTGFFDFFMKSSRKVFARKGQREAIESMRAPSEVLSASPAWLFLAGMPTFILMMVALILYYL from the coding sequence ATGAAACGTAATAGTATTGTATTTCTCATATCTCAATTGATAATTGTTATTTCTGTCTATTCAATTTACGGTAAACTCTCACTACTTGGCTATATTAATGCTTCCTTTTTCGTTAGTAGTTTCTTGCTATTCATTGGAGGGGTTGTGTTTGTTGTCCGTACCGGCTTCTTTGATTTCTTTATGAAAAGTTCGCGCAAAGTATTTGCTAGAAAGGGGCAAAGAGAGGCAATCGAATCTATGCGTGCCCCCTCTGAAGTACTGTCAGCGAGCCCTGCTTGGTTGTTCCTTGCAGGGATGCCAACCTTTATTTTAATGATGGTGGCGCTTATCTTATACTATCTATAA